One window of Caldisericum exile AZM16c01 genomic DNA carries:
- a CDS encoding glycosyltransferase, with translation MSNIEKRIAFFLPNLNGGGAEKSIVNLVKEFSKRNFYIDLVLVSAQGPYISQIPNNVRIIDLNTSHVILALPKLVKYLASNKPDALISSLNHANVVAIMAKLILNSKTKIIVREDSIPSQERRNSKSIKSKVLPLLMHVFYPYADFVIAVSKGVKEDLVSYVRLKPGRIKVIFNPVLDLEIFDRAKENVDYKWFNDNNYLPIIISVGRLTEPKDFGTLLKAFALVRKQIDARLVILGEGEERKNLETLTKELGVSDYVWMPGFVDNPYKYMSRADVFVLSSLYEGLSMVLIEALALGVPVISTDCKSGPREVLENGKYGKLVPVHDVNALSTAIMEVLTNPKSFEIDKDVLEKYKSEKIFEEYLKLI, from the coding sequence GTGAGTAATATTGAAAAAAGAATTGCATTTTTTTTGCCGAACCTTAACGGTGGTGGTGCAGAAAAATCAATAGTAAACTTAGTCAAGGAATTTTCAAAACGCAATTTTTATATCGACTTAGTATTAGTTAGTGCACAAGGACCATATATTTCACAAATTCCTAATAATGTAAGAATAATTGATTTAAACACTTCGCATGTTATTTTGGCTTTACCTAAATTGGTGAAGTATCTTGCTAGTAATAAGCCCGATGCTTTAATTTCTTCTTTAAATCATGCAAATGTTGTTGCAATAATGGCAAAATTGATTTTGAATAGTAAAACGAAAATAATTGTTAGGGAAGATAGTATCCCTTCTCAAGAAAGAAGGAATTCAAAATCGATAAAAAGCAAAGTTTTGCCTCTGCTAATGCATGTATTTTATCCATATGCAGATTTTGTAATTGCAGTATCGAAAGGTGTAAAAGAAGATTTAGTTAGTTATGTTAGACTAAAACCTGGCAGGATAAAGGTGATATTTAATCCCGTATTAGATTTAGAAATTTTTGACAGGGCAAAAGAAAATGTTGATTATAAGTGGTTTAATGATAATAATTATTTACCTATTATAATCTCTGTTGGTAGGTTAACTGAGCCGAAAGACTTTGGCACATTGCTGAAGGCGTTTGCACTCGTTCGAAAACAAATTGATGCAAGACTTGTCATCTTAGGTGAAGGAGAAGAAAGAAAGAATCTGGAGACTCTTACAAAAGAACTTGGTGTTTCAGATTATGTCTGGATGCCAGGTTTTGTTGACAATCCGTATAAATATATGAGCAGAGCAGATGTTTTTGTTCTTTCGTCTTTGTACGAAGGGCTCTCTATGGTTCTAATAGAAGCGCTTGCGCTTGGTGTCCCTGTTATCTCAACTGACTGCAAAAGTGGGCCAAGAGAAGTTCTTGAGAATGGAAAATATGGGAAGTTAGTGCCAGTTCACGATGTAAATGCTCTAAGTACTGCAATTATGGAAGTTTTGACTAATCCGAAAAGTTTTGAAATTGATAAAGACGTATTAGAGAAATATAAATCAGAAAAAATATTTGAGGAGTATTTGAAATTAATATGA
- a CDS encoding SDR family oxidoreductase, with the protein MRILVTGGAGFIGSNVVDAFVEKGFEVGVLDNLSTGKEKNINPKAKFYNVDLRDFSSLEKVFVDFKPEIVDHHAAQIDVRKSVKDPSFDAEVNIIGSINLFDLAVKYGVRRIIFASTGGALYGEPKVLPANEDTPIKPLSPYGVSKYCMENYLNYFKRLHGIERVILRYANVYGPRQDPLGEAGVIAIFTGRILEGKPVTIFGDGTQTRDFIYVEDVVSANLLALDGVEGTYNIGTGNETSVNEIVQVFEKVLRRKVEVEYAKPRPGEVYRIALDYTRAKQSLGFEPKYTLEEGIKKTIEWYTKNMK; encoded by the coding sequence ATGAGAATTTTAGTTACCGGTGGTGCAGGGTTTATTGGCTCAAATGTAGTGGATGCATTTGTTGAGAAAGGCTTTGAAGTTGGAGTTTTAGATAATCTTTCAACAGGAAAAGAGAAAAATATAAATCCAAAAGCTAAATTTTATAATGTAGATTTGAGAGATTTTAGTTCCCTTGAAAAAGTTTTTGTAGACTTCAAACCTGAAATTGTTGATCACCATGCAGCACAGATTGATGTAAGAAAATCAGTTAAAGACCCTTCATTTGATGCCGAAGTTAATATCATAGGCTCTATAAATTTATTTGATTTGGCAGTTAAGTATGGTGTAAGGCGAATTATTTTTGCTTCAACTGGCGGTGCGCTTTACGGGGAACCGAAAGTTTTACCTGCAAATGAGGATACACCCATTAAACCTCTTTCTCCGTATGGGGTTTCAAAATACTGTATGGAAAATTACCTCAATTATTTTAAAAGGCTTCATGGTATTGAGCGTGTAATTTTGCGGTATGCAAATGTCTATGGACCAAGACAAGATCCATTAGGTGAAGCAGGCGTTATTGCAATTTTTACAGGGAGAATCTTAGAAGGTAAACCTGTTACTATTTTTGGTGACGGCACCCAAACAAGAGACTTTATTTATGTTGAAGATGTTGTAAGTGCAAACTTGCTTGCACTTGATGGTGTTGAGGGCACATATAACATTGGCACAGGTAATGAAACTTCGGTTAATGAAATTGTTCAAGTATTTGAGAAAGTATTGAGAAGAAAGGTTGAAGTGGAATATGCTAAACCCCGACCAGGTGAAGTATATCGTATTGCACTTGACTATACAAGGGCAAAACAATCCTTAGGATTTGAGCCAAAATATACCTTGGAAGAAGGGATAAAGAAAACAATTGAATGGTATACAAAGAATATGAAATGA
- a CDS encoding glycosyltransferase family 2 protein: MENLGLVSIIMPVYNAEKYVKDAIESVLAQTYPYFELIVVNDGSTDRSDEVIRSFKDKRIVYIKHEKNLGVAEARNTALRIAKGKWGAVIDADDVWLKERLEKLIPIIAKNENFFVGDDHIICFDSPMGLKRWESQLRLFHNKIFLIQK, encoded by the coding sequence ATGGAAAACTTAGGGCTTGTTTCAATAATAATGCCGGTTTACAATGCAGAAAAGTATGTGAAAGATGCGATTGAGTCTGTATTAGCTCAAACATATCCATACTTTGAACTTATAGTTGTTAATGATGGCTCAACTGATAGGAGTGATGAAGTAATTAGGTCCTTTAAGGATAAGAGGATTGTATATATTAAGCACGAGAAAAATCTTGGAGTTGCAGAAGCACGAAATACCGCCCTTAGGATTGCAAAAGGAAAGTGGGGAGCGGTTATTGATGCAGACGATGTGTGGCTAAAGGAAAGATTGGAAAAATTAATTCCAATAATAGCAAAAAATGAGAATTTTTTTGTTGGAGATGATCACATAATTTGCTTTGATTCTCCGATGGGCTTAAAAAGGTGGGAGAGTCAATTACGTTTATTTCACAATAAAATTTTTTTAATTCAGAAATAA
- a CDS encoding ArnT family glycosyltransferase, producing the protein MKENSLLIKRVYRVLILFFVFIFVLAIRIPVVQNILLTFAGFLMIQWLVPMEMKNALFLAYVIRILFLLFNTYAFHLPLLNTGDATMYDSIGLQWSQNGVEWVLAHFTSGAFMYSWFIAIVYYTFGYNPFIVQFINVMFGTFTIFYVYLITEDIFSEEEALITSYISSIFPSFVYFSLAILREAPIVFFFTGGVHYFIKWLKNGSLISLVVSEGMFVLSVGFHTGALVSLFVVFLINLFLLLEWLIRKKKTYIFQKSAGIFVSLFFIWFEFETRFGFEKLSPLQFPTPPTTISNFLGKLIILIKSFLQSLINYINKMQIGYSYGRAVYLPNFVVKSFPDLVLQIPVRLFYFLFSLFLWMIKEPIDLLGFFDAIFYIIIVVLILLNIKKLVRKKETLFILILLFAEFTVFGLITSNYGSALRHRAKFVGLLIILASPTVKNFLERFNTNVLWRRNEGT; encoded by the coding sequence ATGAAAGAAAATAGCCTCTTAATTAAACGAGTTTACCGAGTTTTAATTTTGTTTTTTGTCTTTATTTTTGTACTTGCTATAAGAATTCCTGTAGTGCAAAATATTCTATTAACTTTTGCTGGTTTCTTGATGATTCAATGGCTTGTACCGATGGAAATGAAAAATGCTTTATTTCTTGCTTACGTTATAAGAATTTTATTTCTTTTATTTAACACATATGCTTTTCATCTACCTTTACTAAATACGGGTGATGCCACAATGTATGATTCTATTGGACTTCAGTGGTCTCAAAATGGAGTAGAATGGGTGCTTGCACATTTTACATCCGGAGCGTTCATGTATAGTTGGTTCATTGCAATTGTTTATTACACTTTTGGGTATAATCCTTTTATTGTGCAATTTATAAATGTAATGTTTGGAACTTTTACGATTTTTTATGTTTATCTTATTACTGAAGACATCTTTAGTGAAGAAGAAGCGTTAATTACCTCTTATATTTCCTCAATATTTCCTTCTTTTGTTTATTTCTCCCTGGCTATTCTAAGAGAAGCCCCGATTGTTTTTTTCTTTACAGGTGGTGTTCATTATTTTATAAAATGGCTTAAAAATGGAAGTTTAATTAGTTTGGTCGTATCTGAGGGCATGTTTGTCTTGTCAGTAGGATTCCATACCGGGGCATTAGTTTCTCTTTTTGTCGTTTTTCTAATTAATCTCTTTCTTCTATTGGAATGGCTTATTCGGAAGAAAAAAACATATATCTTCCAAAAATCTGCGGGAATATTTGTGTCTTTATTTTTCATATGGTTTGAATTTGAGACCAGATTTGGTTTTGAAAAATTATCGCCTCTTCAGTTTCCTACTCCTCCTACTACTATTTCTAATTTTCTGGGTAAACTTATAATATTAATAAAATCTTTTCTACAAAGTTTGATAAATTATATTAACAAAATGCAGATTGGATATTCTTATGGGCGTGCAGTTTACTTACCAAATTTTGTTGTGAAAAGTTTCCCTGATTTAGTATTGCAAATACCTGTCAGATTGTTTTATTTTCTTTTTTCCCTTTTTCTGTGGATGATAAAAGAACCTATTGACTTGCTTGGTTTTTTTGATGCTATTTTTTATATTATTATTGTAGTTCTTATTTTGCTAAACATTAAGAAATTAGTTAGAAAAAAAGAAACTTTGTTTATTCTTATTTTGCTCTTTGCAGAGTTTACAGTTTTTGGTCTTATTACTTCCAACTATGGAAGCGCTTTGAGACACAGGGCGAAGTTTGTTGGACTACTAATTATACTTGCTTCGCCAACTGTTAAAAATTTTTTAGAACGATTTAATACAAATGTTTTATGGAGAAGAAATGAAGGTACTTAA
- a CDS encoding glycosyltransferase family 4 protein gives MKKTIKKILFLATVDSHIYYFHIPFMKLLRDMGYEVEVACSNVGFTDKIEVEGFRVHNIPFSRNPLSISNIRSAIELYKLVKKENYIMLHTHTPVASFIGRIVGRIAGIPHIVYTAHGFHFHEYGNPLMNLIYFHLEKFAGRFTDVLITINTDDYKIAKEKKIVPNGKIIYLKGVGVDTEKFKAESENLDKNFNVGKSFVFTSVGRMEKEKHFDHLLKAFYVVSQKNKNFELVLIGDGKCYDSLRNLSYGLSLEDYIRFVGYLEDIKPYLGSSLAFVFTSSREGLPVSVMEAMAMEKPVVSYNIRGVRDLIEDGVNGFLVPFGDIEGLADKIIYLMENPEVAKEMGKRGREKIEREFSLNIILAQMKYIYKEILETQGQNFENEK, from the coding sequence ATGAAGAAAACAATTAAGAAAATCTTATTTCTCGCAACTGTTGATTCGCACATTTATTATTTTCATATTCCTTTTATGAAATTGTTGAGAGATATGGGATATGAGGTCGAAGTTGCGTGTTCAAATGTCGGCTTTACAGATAAGATAGAGGTTGAAGGTTTTAGAGTCCATAATATTCCCTTTAGCAGGAATCCTTTAAGTATAAGTAATATAAGATCTGCAATTGAATTGTATAAACTCGTAAAAAAGGAAAACTATATAATGCTTCACACTCACACACCTGTTGCAAGTTTTATAGGGCGAATTGTGGGGAGGATAGCAGGAATTCCTCACATTGTTTATACAGCGCATGGTTTTCACTTTCATGAATATGGCAATCCTTTAATGAATTTGATATATTTCCATCTTGAAAAATTTGCAGGTAGGTTTACTGATGTTTTGATAACAATAAACACAGATGATTATAAAATTGCAAAAGAAAAGAAAATTGTGCCAAACGGAAAGATAATATATTTAAAAGGAGTTGGAGTTGATACTGAGAAGTTTAAGGCAGAATCCGAAAATTTAGATAAAAATTTCAATGTGGGTAAAAGTTTTGTATTTACTTCTGTGGGAAGAATGGAGAAAGAGAAACATTTCGACCATTTATTAAAAGCCTTTTATGTGGTAAGCCAAAAGAATAAAAATTTTGAGTTAGTTTTAATAGGTGACGGAAAGTGTTATGATTCCTTAAGAAATCTTTCGTATGGGTTGTCTTTGGAAGATTACATTAGATTTGTAGGGTATTTAGAAGACATTAAACCATATTTAGGGAGTTCTCTTGCGTTCGTTTTTACATCGTCCCGTGAGGGTTTGCCTGTTTCTGTTATGGAAGCGATGGCAATGGAAAAACCTGTCGTTTCATATAATATAAGAGGTGTGAGAGATTTAATCGAAGATGGCGTGAACGGATTTTTGGTGCCATTTGGTGATATAGAAGGTCTTGCAGATAAAATTATTTACCTTATGGAAAATCCTGAAGTTGCAAAAGAAATGGGCAAAAGAGGAAGAGAGAAAATTGAAAGAGAATTTAGCCTAAATATAATTTTAGCGCAAATGAAATATATTTATAAAGAAATTCTTGAAACCCAAGGGCAAAATTTTGAAAATGAAAAATAA
- the hepT gene encoding type VII toxin-antitoxin system HepT family RNase toxin, translated as MRVNFRFNLGNPKNYRECIEILRDKNYIKNSTANELIKIVGLRNLLVHEYAEINVEHLFSLLSELKTFTSFISEIKKIFVQ; from the coding sequence GTGCGCGTTAATTTCAGATTCAACCTTGGAAATCCTAAAAATTATAGGGAATGTATAGAAATCCTAAGAGATAAAAATTATATTAAAAACTCTACCGCAAATGAACTTATTAAAATAGTTGGGTTGAGAAATTTATTAGTGCATGAATATGCTGAAATTAATGTAGAACACTTATTTTCTCTACTATCAGAACTCAAAACATTTACTTCATTTATCTCGGAGATTAAAAAAATTTTTGTTCAATAA
- a CDS encoding sugar transferase, with amino-acid sequence MKNNKDSIRLNYVLLKGVQFLSDMLVVCFSYFLSIYLRLIAGKPLSHDNIASIKLVLPYILLLYAIFYFIYKLYDIESLDSYETFLGIFFSTILIFLLTLALSFFLRAFAVPRTIIIGSFFLQLIFLLLSHYLISLIYDKVIPPQDIAVITKSVDQENKVLEYLGRLRRGKVNLSLLTVDTLDFKEKIEKVLDSYDLFVVDDSFTLFEKDEIVKFLAYLDKPFYIVPGLYGLLLLNPNLHFINDLTLFEVYVVNFSPIERIIKRLIDIVFSIVTLVIFSPVIFIVSIAIVLDSGLPIFYLQERVGERGKIFKTIKFRTMIKDAEKHTGAVLSSENDPRITRVGRFLRKTGLDEVPQFINVLKGEMSVVGPRPERPELIEKIKKDVPYFDLRLLMKPGITGFAQLYGKYDTSFEDKLKMDLAYAKSRHIILTDIYIIFNTIKLFLSPHKRK; translated from the coding sequence ATGAAAAATAATAAAGACTCAATAAGATTAAATTATGTTTTACTTAAGGGAGTCCAGTTTTTATCAGATATGTTAGTCGTTTGTTTCTCTTATTTTCTTTCAATTTATTTGAGATTAATTGCAGGGAAACCTCTTTCTCATGATAATATAGCAAGTATTAAATTAGTTTTGCCGTATATTTTGCTTTTGTATGCTATATTTTATTTCATATATAAACTTTATGACATTGAGTCATTGGATTCTTACGAGACATTTTTAGGTATTTTCTTTTCGACCATTTTAATATTTTTACTTACTCTTGCTTTATCGTTCTTTCTAAGAGCATTTGCTGTTCCAAGGACAATTATTATAGGTTCATTTTTCTTGCAACTTATCTTTCTTTTACTTTCGCATTATTTAATTTCGTTGATTTACGATAAGGTTATTCCTCCACAAGATATTGCTGTAATTACTAAAAGCGTTGATCAGGAAAATAAAGTTTTGGAATATTTGGGTCGACTTAGAAGAGGAAAAGTAAATTTAAGTTTATTAACTGTTGACACTCTGGACTTTAAAGAAAAAATTGAGAAGGTTTTAGATTCATACGATCTTTTTGTTGTTGATGATAGTTTCACACTTTTTGAAAAAGATGAAATAGTAAAATTTTTAGCATATTTAGATAAGCCTTTTTATATCGTGCCAGGGTTGTATGGTTTACTACTTTTAAATCCAAACCTCCACTTTATAAATGACTTAACTTTGTTTGAAGTCTATGTTGTGAATTTCTCGCCTATAGAAAGAATCATTAAGCGCCTTATTGATATTGTTTTTTCTATTGTTACTTTGGTAATTTTTTCTCCTGTTATTTTTATAGTTTCCATTGCAATTGTTTTAGACTCAGGCTTACCGATTTTCTACTTACAAGAGCGAGTTGGTGAAAGAGGCAAAATTTTCAAAACAATAAAATTCCGAACGATGATTAAGGATGCAGAAAAGCACACTGGTGCAGTGCTTTCCTCTGAAAACGATCCTCGAATTACAAGGGTTGGAAGGTTTTTAAGAAAAACAGGTCTTGATGAGGTGCCCCAGTTTATAAATGTCCTTAAAGGAGAGATGAGTGTTGTTGGTCCAAGACCTGAGCGCCCAGAACTTATTGAGAAAATCAAGAAAGATGTCCCATATTTTGATTTAAGGCTTTTAATGAAGCCAGGAATTACTGGTTTTGCACAACTTTACGGGAAATATGACACCTCTTTCGAGGACAAATTAAAGATGGATTTGGCGTATGCTAAAAGTAGGCACATTATTCTAACCGATATATACATAATATTTAACACCATAAAATTGTTTTTGTCACCGCACAAAAGAAAGTAA
- the mntA gene encoding type VII toxin-antitoxin system MntA family adenylyltransferase antitoxin, which yields MEEIKKITKILLKKRFITFAILFGSFATHKAKETSDIDLGIFLKKNLTILDLGELVSELETITKRQIDIVTLNKLYEENPSFAYSIITTGKVLFTKDKNALSEYKTKVFLYYFDFKPTLRLINEAFIKRISEGRIGDRNYTG from the coding sequence ATGGAAGAGATTAAAAAGATAACAAAAATTCTTTTAAAAAAGAGGTTTATAACCTTTGCAATTTTATTTGGTTCTTTTGCAACTCATAAAGCAAAAGAAACAAGTGATATTGATTTAGGCATATTTCTCAAGAAGAATCTCACCATCTTAGATTTGGGTGAATTAGTTTCAGAATTAGAAACCATAACAAAAAGGCAAATTGACATCGTAACTTTAAACAAACTATACGAAGAAAACCCAAGTTTTGCTTATTCAATAATTACAACAGGGAAAGTCTTGTTCACAAAGGATAAAAATGCGCTTTCAGAATATAAAACAAAAGTTTTTCTCTACTACTTTGATTTTAAACCAACGCTACGTTTAATAAATGAAGCATTTATAAAGAGGATAAGTGAGGGACGAATTGGCGATAGAAACTATACTGGATAG
- a CDS encoding glycosyltransferase: MKVLNLIDSLYAGGAESLLKNFLIEVKKHPDIQIDVCTLYSRNVFKDDLVKNGVNVFDLALPFKYDFRGVLKLVKLIGENNYDIVHVHLFPADLFGALASLFVSKKAKFIFSEHSIYNRRRDIKLYKPIDMFVYSRYKKIICVSDLVKKKLIDYIPELADKTTVIKNAIPVKDEIGEQKHKIYDVLFVGRLEKAKGVDVLIKAIYEIKSKYSLNLAVALIGDGSLKSDYEKLVKELNLESSIKFLGIRRDVEALMRMSKIFVLPSLWEGLPMVLLEAMANGIPIIATKVGGIPEVIEDGVNGLLVDQESSTELGEKIVYLLNSSAYGEQLSKNAFGKVKREYSIEAYTKEMLRLYREILNEENN, from the coding sequence ATGAAGGTACTTAATCTCATTGACTCACTATACGCAGGTGGTGCAGAATCTCTTCTTAAAAACTTTTTGATTGAAGTAAAAAAACATCCCGATATACAAATTGATGTGTGCACTTTGTATTCAAGGAACGTATTTAAAGATGATCTTGTTAAGAACGGTGTTAATGTATTCGACCTTGCACTACCTTTTAAATATGACTTTAGAGGTGTCTTGAAACTTGTAAAATTAATAGGAGAGAATAATTATGATATTGTTCATGTGCACTTGTTTCCGGCGGATTTGTTTGGGGCTTTGGCGTCATTGTTTGTTAGTAAAAAGGCTAAATTTATCTTTTCCGAGCATAGCATTTACAATAGAAGAAGAGATATAAAATTATATAAGCCAATTGATATGTTTGTTTACTCACGATATAAAAAGATTATCTGTGTAAGTGATTTAGTTAAAAAGAAACTGATTGATTACATTCCTGAACTTGCAGACAAGACTACCGTGATTAAAAATGCAATTCCTGTAAAAGATGAAATTGGGGAACAGAAGCATAAAATATACGATGTTTTATTCGTTGGTAGGCTTGAAAAGGCAAAAGGAGTTGATGTTCTTATAAAAGCAATTTATGAAATAAAATCAAAATACTCCTTGAACCTTGCTGTTGCGTTAATTGGCGATGGATCTTTGAAAAGCGATTATGAAAAACTTGTTAAAGAACTTAATCTTGAAAGTAGTATAAAATTTCTTGGTATAAGAAGAGATGTTGAAGCGCTAATGAGAATGAGCAAAATTTTTGTCCTTCCTTCACTCTGGGAAGGACTGCCAATGGTGCTACTTGAGGCGATGGCAAATGGGATTCCTATAATTGCAACCAAAGTTGGTGGAATTCCTGAGGTGATTGAGGATGGTGTTAATGGCTTACTCGTTGACCAAGAGTCGTCCACCGAACTTGGAGAAAAAATTGTCTATCTTCTTAATAGCTCGGCTTATGGAGAACAACTATCAAAAAATGCCTTTGGAAAGGTTAAAAGAGAATATTCGATTGAGGCTTACACAAAAGAAATGTTGCGCTTATACAGGGAAATTCTAAATGAAGAAAACAATTAA